In Acidimicrobiia bacterium, one DNA window encodes the following:
- the rplI gene encoding 50S ribosomal protein L9 has translation MKVILRKDVKGRGRTGDIVEVAHGYARNFLIPQGIATLATDGALDQAKSMQRARAHRLEKEKIGAQATADILNIAKVEIKANSGEEGKLFGSVTTADVAKAITEATSIEIDRRDLTLDAQIRSLGTYIATVDLHPEVKATINIEVVSV, from the coding sequence ATGAAAGTTATTTTACGTAAAGACGTAAAAGGCCGTGGCCGCACTGGAGATATCGTAGAAGTCGCACATGGCTATGCCAGAAACTTCTTAATACCTCAAGGAATAGCAACACTTGCAACAGATGGCGCTTTAGATCAAGCAAAATCAATGCAGCGTGCTCGTGCACACCGTCTAGAGAAAGAAAAAATTGGGGCGCAAGCAACAGCAGATATACTAAATATTGCAAAAGTAGAGATCAAAGCCAATTCTGGCGAAGAGGGAAAGCTTTTTGGCTCTGTGACAACAGCAGATGTTGCTAAAGCAATCACTGAAGCAACAAGTATAGAGATTGATCGACGAGACTTAACTCTTGATGCTCAAATTCGTTCACTCGGAACATATATTGCAACAGTTGACTTACACCCAGAAGTGAAAGCAACCATAAATATAGAAGTAGTTTCTGTATAA
- the rpsF gene encoding 30S ribosomal protein S6 — translation MRPYEVMVIFEGEQEEANVKTSTKELTDLVAGSGATIGNVDHWGKRKFAYPINKKNEGYYVVFQTMAEPEIMAELGRQLTLATNVVRHIVLRIPQEVFVS, via the coding sequence ATGAGACCATACGAAGTAATGGTGATTTTCGAAGGCGAACAAGAAGAAGCCAACGTTAAAACATCAACAAAAGAACTTACTGATTTAGTTGCCGGTTCTGGTGCAACAATCGGAAATGTAGATCACTGGGGAAAACGCAAATTTGCCTATCCTATCAATAAAAAAAATGAAGGATACTACGTAGTTTTTCAAACTATGGCAGAACCCGAAATCATGGCAGAACTTGGACGTCAATTAACATTGGCAACTAACGTCGTGCGTCATATAGTCCTACGAATTCCGCAAGAAGTATTTGTTTCATAG
- a CDS encoding M20/M25/M40 family metallo-hydrolase, with the protein MLDEQKVKQIWETKIKETFEEYIRTPNVSPAFNHNWKRDGHMQKVVELYETWAKKNTPENATVFIQNIEEKTPLLVINIPAREVNNSDTILLYGHLDKQPEMVGWNDGIDPWSPTYQGDRLYGRGSADDGYAMFSAVLAINDIEEQKLAHPRYLIIIEASEESGSPDLPFHLEQLSSNLLSHSCKELEEVSMVICLDSGALTYEHLWITNSLRGLIEIHLTIRILKQGTHSGGAGGIVPSTTHVLRALLDRIAKSPSGEILLEELNVEIPKNIIEAAENVALILGENNPHGLPFAENVEPLDKKVSDQLIANTYKPALEIIAIEGIPKIENAGNVLLPEVKVGLSFRLPPGVKPEIAIAAIAEELNRDTPYNAQISLKIESLASGWAAPIQKEWLTKALNETSMKHFGKPAQYMGEGGTIPFMFMLGEKYRDAQFMVTGLLGPESNAHGPNEFLHLPTFFKLTACVADVLSSYQ; encoded by the coding sequence ATGTTAGATGAACAAAAAGTAAAACAGATATGGGAAACCAAAATAAAAGAAACTTTTGAAGAATATATTAGAACCCCGAATGTTTCCCCAGCATTTAATCATAATTGGAAACGAGATGGCCATATGCAAAAAGTTGTTGAACTATACGAAACGTGGGCAAAAAAAAATACTCCAGAAAATGCAACAGTCTTTATACAAAATATTGAAGAAAAAACACCACTTCTTGTTATAAATATTCCAGCGCGTGAGGTAAATAATTCTGATACTATCTTGCTTTATGGACATCTAGATAAACAGCCTGAAATGGTGGGTTGGAATGATGGAATCGATCCATGGTCACCAACATATCAGGGGGATCGTCTCTATGGTAGAGGCTCAGCAGATGATGGTTACGCAATGTTTAGTGCCGTTTTAGCTATTAATGATATAGAAGAACAAAAGCTTGCGCATCCTCGTTATCTGATAATAATTGAAGCATCCGAAGAAAGCGGTTCACCTGATCTGCCTTTTCATCTAGAACAACTGTCATCAAATTTATTGTCTCATTCATGTAAAGAATTAGAAGAAGTATCAATGGTGATATGTTTAGATTCAGGTGCGCTCACCTATGAACATTTATGGATCACAAATTCATTGCGCGGATTGATAGAAATACATTTAACAATTAGAATCTTAAAACAAGGTACGCATTCAGGAGGTGCTGGTGGAATAGTGCCGTCAACTACTCATGTATTAAGAGCATTATTGGATCGGATTGCAAAATCGCCTTCGGGAGAAATACTTCTAGAAGAACTAAATGTTGAAATTCCAAAAAATATTATTGAAGCTGCAGAAAACGTTGCATTAATTTTAGGAGAAAATAATCCACATGGTTTACCATTTGCAGAAAACGTTGAACCTTTAGATAAGAAAGTTTCAGATCAACTAATTGCTAATACGTACAAACCGGCATTAGAAATAATTGCAATTGAAGGAATACCTAAAATTGAAAATGCAGGAAATGTATTATTGCCAGAAGTTAAAGTCGGTCTAAGTTTTAGGTTGCCACCAGGTGTGAAGCCAGAGATTGCAATAGCTGCTATTGCAGAAGAACTTAATAGAGATACACCCTACAATGCTCAGATATCATTAAAAATCGAATCATTAGCTAGTGGTTGGGCAGCTCCAATTCAAAAAGAATGGCTTACTAAAGCTTTAAATGAAACATCAATGAAACATTTTGGAAAACCTGCACAATACATGGGCGAAGGTGGAACAATACCATTCATGTTTATGCTTGGTGAAAAATATCGTGATGCTCAATTTATGGTTACTGGATTATTAGGTCCAGAATCAAATGCACATGGACCAAATGAATTTCTACATTTGCCAACATTTTTTAAATTGACAGCATGTGTAGCAGACGTACTAAGTTCCTATCAGTAA
- a CDS encoding MFS transporter, translating into MNEHLNSRTKSILLVLVLSLALAIIVLDTTLLNVSLGAIIKDFDTNIQSIQWVITAYALTLTAFTILGGRLGDIFGRRKMFVLGAIIFAIGSFITSISQNIPTMIIGESIIEGLGAALMMPATLSILITSFHGRSRAMAMGMWGGVAGAASALGPVLGGYLTTHHSWRWGFRINLVVALILVCSSVIIKESKDQRIKHNLDWVGIALSSLGLLSFVYGTIEASTYGWFTRTREVRLGSTLIEMPFGLSFVPYTMLLGVILLSVFVWWEVRLEKIEGRTPLVSIKLFENKVFSSGITVMAIFALGQSGLIFALPVFFQSVRGFTALKTGIALIPMSLMILFIAPLGGYLSSKIRPRLLTQIGMVIQFIGLLILRDTFSVTAKSDDFVIALLVIGLGMGFVFSQITNLTLSTIKPKEAGEAAGVNSTMRQLGATFGSAAIGSILLTVLSSSVTSGILNSSKIPKALKPQIVLAAKQQASGIEFGGIKNLGAKIPKSVANEIINVTHQATVSGNKAAILASAIVCIFGFGVSFILPNMKKITDSEPMHEKEKEIA; encoded by the coding sequence ATGAATGAACATTTAAACAGTAGAACTAAGTCAATCTTATTGGTGCTTGTGTTAAGTTTGGCGCTTGCAATTATTGTTCTAGACACAACATTGCTCAATGTTTCACTTGGCGCAATTATTAAAGATTTTGATACAAATATTCAAAGTATTCAATGGGTTATCACAGCTTATGCCTTAACACTTACAGCGTTTACAATTCTTGGAGGACGCCTCGGAGATATTTTTGGTCGTCGCAAAATGTTCGTACTAGGCGCGATTATTTTTGCAATAGGATCATTCATAACATCAATTTCACAAAATATTCCGACAATGATTATTGGCGAATCGATAATAGAAGGTCTTGGTGCTGCACTAATGATGCCGGCAACATTGTCAATTTTGATCACGAGTTTTCACGGGCGCTCGCGAGCTATGGCTATGGGTATGTGGGGTGGGGTTGCGGGTGCTGCATCTGCACTTGGACCAGTATTAGGTGGGTATCTAACAACTCACCATTCATGGAGATGGGGGTTTCGAATCAACCTTGTTGTTGCTCTAATTCTTGTATGTTCATCAGTGATAATTAAAGAAAGCAAAGACCAAAGAATCAAACATAATTTAGACTGGGTAGGAATAGCCCTATCGTCATTAGGACTATTATCTTTTGTGTATGGAACTATTGAAGCATCGACTTATGGTTGGTTCACGAGAACACGCGAGGTACGTCTTGGTTCGACTTTAATAGAAATGCCATTTGGACTTTCTTTTGTCCCTTACACAATGTTATTGGGTGTAATTTTACTAAGTGTATTTGTGTGGTGGGAGGTGCGTCTAGAAAAAATCGAAGGACGTACTCCATTAGTCTCAATAAAACTGTTTGAAAATAAAGTCTTTAGTTCTGGAATTACAGTAATGGCGATTTTTGCACTTGGTCAATCAGGTCTAATCTTTGCACTTCCTGTATTTTTTCAGTCAGTTCGAGGATTCACCGCCTTAAAAACTGGAATCGCCTTGATTCCTATGTCGCTAATGATTTTATTTATCGCGCCACTAGGTGGGTACCTCTCGAGCAAAATTCGTCCTCGTCTTTTAACTCAAATAGGAATGGTTATCCAATTTATTGGATTATTGATCTTGCGAGACACATTTTCGGTCACCGCAAAATCTGACGATTTTGTCATTGCCTTATTAGTTATTGGTTTAGGGATGGGATTTGTATTTTCGCAAATAACAAACCTCACGCTTTCTACTATTAAACCAAAAGAAGCTGGTGAGGCTGCGGGTGTTAACAGTACAATGCGCCAATTAGGTGCAACTTTTGGTTCAGCAGCAATAGGTTCTATCTTACTAACAGTATTATCTTCTAGTGTGACATCAGGTATTTTAAATAGTTCAAAAATACCAAAGGCTTTAAAACCACAAATCGTTTTGGCTGCAAAACAACAAGCTTCAGGTATTGAGTTTGGTGGGATAAAGAATCTTGGTGCTAAAATCCCAAAATCCGTTGCAAATGAAATCATAAATGTTACACATCAAGCTACTGTTAGCGGAAATAAGGCTGCGATATTAGCTAGCGCAATTGTGTGTATTTTTGGCTTCGGTGTTTCTTTCATATTGCCCAATATGAAGAAAATAACAGACTCAGAGCCTATGCATGAGAAAGAAAAAGAAATAGCCTAA
- a CDS encoding TRIC cation channel family protein, with translation MFAITGSLIALKKGYDPVGVAIITIISGAGGGIIRDSIFLDKKPSAITNWRYSAVLLVAIIVVFLARSVLKTRPIGLLIINVEALGIGINSVYGTQKSIGLGLSIFSAIIVGFINGVGGRLLRDIVMGRKRKNLIPGRMFGVASFFSVGLYLIMSRLLKLEFDLCAWCAIIFAYCIRMIAVKFDIKTKALIDYYDPSEKIVHKVSGAFDLGFDKIKKRPVLRLPKKEQKDQ, from the coding sequence TTGTTTGCTATTACTGGCTCACTGATTGCACTAAAAAAAGGCTACGATCCTGTTGGTGTTGCAATTATCACCATAATTTCAGGTGCTGGTGGAGGTATCATTCGTGACTCTATCTTTTTGGATAAAAAACCATCGGCTATCACTAATTGGCGTTATAGCGCTGTTTTGCTAGTTGCAATTATTGTTGTATTTTTAGCACGCAGCGTTTTAAAAACACGTCCTATTGGTTTGTTGATTATTAACGTGGAAGCCTTGGGTATTGGTATTAATTCGGTTTATGGAACACAAAAATCTATAGGTTTGGGTTTAAGCATTTTTTCTGCAATCATTGTTGGGTTTATTAATGGTGTTGGAGGTCGACTTCTGCGCGATATTGTAATGGGCAGAAAACGCAAAAATTTAATTCCAGGCAGGATGTTTGGAGTTGCATCTTTTTTTAGCGTAGGTTTATATTTAATAATGTCGCGGCTGCTTAAATTAGAATTCGATTTATGTGCATGGTGTGCGATTATTTTCGCATATTGTATTCGTATGATCGCTGTTAAGTTTGATATTAAAACAAAAGCTTTAATTGATTACTATGATCCTAGTGAGAAAATCGTTCATAAGGTTTCTGGTGCTTTTGATTTAGGTTTTGATAAAATTAAGAAACGACCAGTGTTACGACTGCCCAAGAAAGAACAAAAAGACCAATAA
- a CDS encoding DUF58 domain-containing protein, with amino-acid sequence MPKCNHANPLFAGENPRQIISYIDLTIRKKLDGLAHGIYKNIMPGSGMEPSEARKYFPGDDVRRIDWTITARTQELYVRDQEAEKEMTSWIVLNLAPSTHYGTGRIKKCELGLYSALLSAMIILKSQGNRVGFILGDKDGSVIFKPESNSNLVYRMLEQYQSFDARDRTKDDSQSDLSTLLKKIGALAVRRSTIIVISPMSISKPSQLKEELSLLQYLNTKHHVVLIQNSDKRDLELVNAGIVDFINPDTGRVTSVDTSSIKIRNKYKEICEIKNSKLIDSLNSSNITHIETDTHDDFEKDFVRAFAFYKQLNQMGK; translated from the coding sequence ATGCCTAAGTGTAATCATGCGAATCCACTTTTCGCGGGAGAGAATCCGCGACAAATTATTTCGTATATTGATTTAACTATAAGGAAAAAATTAGATGGGCTAGCACACGGTATCTATAAAAATATAATGCCTGGCTCCGGTATGGAGCCTAGTGAAGCAAGAAAATATTTCCCTGGTGATGATGTTCGAAGAATTGATTGGACAATTACAGCAAGAACACAAGAACTTTATGTTCGTGACCAAGAAGCAGAAAAAGAAATGACTTCCTGGATAGTTTTGAATTTAGCTCCTTCAACACATTATGGAACTGGTCGAATAAAAAAATGTGAACTTGGTTTATATTCGGCATTGCTATCTGCAATGATCATCCTTAAATCTCAAGGAAATAGAGTTGGCTTTATTTTGGGAGATAAAGATGGTAGCGTTATCTTTAAACCAGAATCAAACTCTAATCTGGTTTATAGGATGCTTGAACAATACCAGTCATTCGATGCCAGAGATAGAACTAAAGATGATTCACAGTCCGACTTATCTACATTGCTAAAAAAGATAGGCGCACTTGCGGTTAGGAGAAGTACAATTATTGTTATCTCACCAATGAGTATCTCTAAACCTAGCCAGCTAAAAGAGGAATTAAGTTTATTGCAGTATTTAAATACGAAACACCATGTTGTCCTAATTCAAAATAGCGACAAAAGAGATTTAGAACTAGTTAATGCAGGAATAGTTGACTTTATAAATCCAGATACAGGTAGAGTTACTTCTGTTGATACATCTTCTATAAAAATTAGGAATAAATATAAAGAGATCTGCGAAATAAAAAATAGCAAACTAATAGATTCTTTAAATAGTTCTAATATCACACATATAGAGACCGATACACACGATGATTTTGAAAAAGATTTTGTGCGTGCTTTTGCTTTCTACAAGCAACTAAACCAAATGGGGAAATAA
- a CDS encoding 30S ribosomal protein S18: MGNQNKRRAPENDARKFRKKSSILNQEGITYIDYKDVNLLRKFMSERAKIRQRLVTGNSQKQQREVAKAIRIAREMALLPFTVRQVTSKTKKRRDGDDEGELRLEGDDGPKIKKYGDRPDRGARGDKNSSSSERAPKKIEATPDTKEAPSEVTQEIASEAPVPVAVGASTEAITEEA; this comes from the coding sequence ATGGGAAACCAAAATAAAAGAAGAGCACCAGAAAACGACGCTCGTAAATTCCGTAAGAAAAGTTCAATTCTGAACCAAGAAGGCATTACTTACATTGATTATAAAGATGTTAACTTGCTTCGCAAATTCATGTCAGAGCGCGCAAAAATTCGCCAACGTCTAGTTACAGGTAATTCTCAAAAACAACAACGTGAAGTCGCAAAAGCTATTCGTATTGCAAGAGAAATGGCATTATTGCCGTTTACTGTTCGCCAAGTTACATCAAAAACTAAAAAACGTCGCGACGGTGACGATGAAGGCGAATTAAGACTTGAAGGCGACGATGGTCCAAAAATTAAAAAATATGGCGACCGACCTGATCGTGGTGCTCGAGGAGACAAAAATTCTTCAAGTTCAGAACGTGCTCCAAAGAAAATTGAAGCAACCCCTGATACTAAAGAAGCTCCTAGCGAAGTAACGCAAGAAATAGCTAGTGAAGCACCAGTTCCTGTAGCTGTAGGTGCAAGTACTGAAGCAATAACTGAGGAGGCATAA
- a CDS encoding MoxR family ATPase — protein sequence MDTTTAAEKIENLVFEIKKVIVGQDDFVRKLVIVLLAGGHCIVESSPGLAKTLTVETLAKCIGGTFKRIQFTPDLLPSDIVGTRIYHQSSEAFDVELGPIVANLVLADEINRAPAKVQSAMLEVMAEGQITIHKSRFEMPSPFSVIATQNPIESEGVYPLPEAQRDRFMTKLVLDYPNPAEESEIIRRMSISVPTVNQIFTLEDIIELQKQTNTIYVDHIIVEYIVALISQTRQGRFASLLHVGVSPRASLALVKCARARAVSNGRNYVLPEDIKELAPDVLRHRVLLSYEAIASGYHVDAFVEQVVESVPMPAMSQFDLSSIPNVSHTISAPPVAPPVATPTVPAAPVAPPVNPQA from the coding sequence ATGGATACAACTACAGCAGCAGAAAAAATTGAGAATCTTGTTTTCGAAATTAAAAAAGTCATAGTAGGACAAGATGATTTTGTAAGAAAACTAGTGATAGTTTTATTAGCCGGAGGACATTGCATCGTCGAGAGCTCTCCTGGTCTAGCCAAAACTTTAACTGTTGAGACTTTAGCAAAATGTATCGGTGGAACATTTAAGCGTATTCAGTTCACGCCAGATTTACTCCCTTCAGATATTGTTGGTACACGTATTTACCATCAATCTTCAGAAGCATTTGATGTTGAACTTGGACCTATTGTGGCAAACCTTGTTTTAGCAGACGAGATAAACCGTGCACCTGCAAAAGTTCAATCGGCAATGTTAGAAGTTATGGCTGAAGGCCAAATTACCATTCACAAAAGTCGATTTGAGATGCCTTCACCTTTCTCTGTAATTGCTACTCAGAACCCTATTGAATCTGAGGGTGTTTACCCATTGCCTGAAGCACAAAGAGATAGGTTCATGACAAAACTTGTTTTGGATTATCCAAATCCTGCAGAGGAATCTGAAATAATTCGTAGAATGAGTATTAGTGTTCCGACGGTAAATCAGATCTTTACTCTAGAGGATATTATTGAATTACAAAAACAAACAAATACTATATATGTAGATCATATAATTGTTGAATACATAGTGGCACTTATTTCACAGACTCGCCAAGGTCGATTCGCTTCTTTATTACATGTTGGCGTTAGCCCACGTGCCTCACTAGCACTTGTTAAGTGTGCGCGTGCACGTGCTGTTTCAAATGGTAGGAATTATGTATTGCCAGAAGATATTAAAGAATTAGCACCAGATGTTCTACGTCACAGAGTATTGCTTTCATATGAAGCAATAGCATCTGGATATCATGTTGATGCTTTTGTTGAACAAGTAGTAGAGAGTGTACCGATGCCAGCAATGTCACAGTTTGACCTATCTAGCATTCCTAACGTTTCGCACACTATCTCTGCTCCTCCAGTAGCTCCACCTGTTGCTACACCTACAGTACCAGCCGCTCCTGTAGCACCACCTGTAAACCCACAGGCATAA
- a CDS encoding aminotransferase class III-fold pyridoxal phosphate-dependent enzyme has product MTGKLAPVWFHVTDLEVIKGEGVFVYTPNGDKYLDCTSGIAVTSTGHCHPHVVKAIQKQAGEFIHSQVNCYSHNLLQPLADELEKITPKGIDTFFYANSGAEATEAAVKLAKQSTGKPNIIVFNGSFHGRTHMTMAMTTSKTGYRAGYSPLPSGIYVTPFPKSVGSKKEREDEIDACLDQLKYILLSQSAPSETAAIIMEPEQGEGGYIPAPARFMQGVSNIAKENNILFVADEVQSGFGRTGEFFAMDHYDVIPDILIMAKGIASGFPFSAIGASEELMKKWPTGSHGGTYGGNPIGCAAALATIEVMNTEGFMQNVRDRGVQLRNGLSTLAEKYSIIDDVRGFGLMVAAEFNDPNGKPDNVRCSDVINHCMQESKVLMMNAGVYGNIIRFMPPLIINEDEINTVIKAVTKALEATS; this is encoded by the coding sequence ATGACTGGAAAATTAGCCCCCGTATGGTTTCATGTAACAGATCTAGAGGTAATAAAAGGCGAAGGGGTATTTGTTTATACGCCTAATGGTGATAAATATTTAGATTGTACATCTGGAATTGCTGTAACATCAACGGGGCATTGCCATCCGCATGTGGTTAAAGCTATACAAAAACAAGCAGGTGAATTTATTCATTCTCAAGTGAATTGTTATTCCCATAATTTGTTACAACCACTTGCTGATGAGTTGGAAAAAATAACTCCCAAGGGTATCGATACCTTTTTTTATGCTAATTCTGGGGCAGAGGCAACTGAGGCTGCAGTTAAATTAGCCAAACAATCTACTGGAAAACCAAATATTATTGTTTTTAATGGTTCGTTTCATGGGCGCACTCATATGACTATGGCAATGACTACTTCCAAGACAGGTTATAGGGCTGGTTATTCACCATTACCAAGTGGAATATATGTAACTCCGTTTCCGAAATCTGTTGGAAGCAAGAAAGAACGCGAAGACGAGATTGATGCCTGTCTAGATCAGCTTAAATATATCTTGCTGTCACAAAGCGCTCCTAGCGAAACAGCAGCGATAATCATGGAGCCCGAGCAAGGTGAAGGTGGTTACATTCCGGCGCCTGCTAGGTTTATGCAAGGTGTATCTAACATTGCTAAAGAAAATAATATACTCTTTGTTGCAGATGAAGTTCAATCAGGTTTTGGGCGTACTGGAGAATTTTTTGCAATGGATCACTACGACGTGATACCTGATATTTTAATTATGGCAAAGGGAATAGCAAGTGGATTTCCTTTTTCTGCAATTGGCGCAAGTGAAGAGCTGATGAAAAAATGGCCTACTGGTTCACACGGTGGTACCTATGGTGGAAATCCTATTGGCTGTGCCGCTGCCTTGGCCACAATTGAAGTCATGAACACAGAAGGGTTTATGCAAAATGTACGTGATCGTGGTGTGCAGTTAAGAAATGGGCTATCTACTCTGGCCGAGAAATATTCGATTATTGATGATGTTCGCGGCTTTGGATTAATGGTAGCTGCTGAGTTTAATGACCCGAATGGTAAACCTGATAATGTAAGATGTTCTGATGTTATAAATCATTGTATGCAAGAATCTAAGGTTTTAATGATGAATGCTGGAGTATACGGAAACATTATTAGATTCATGCCTCCTTTGATTATTAACGAAGATGAGATCAATACGGTAATAAAAGCCGTAACTAAGGCATTAGAAGCAACAAGCTAA
- a CDS encoding VWA domain-containing protein codes for MKFTDPIYLWLIIIPIVLIVVFLLMRLRNRQVAIKYANADIFDSIVSGSRQTQLKKIIPTISFIVGILVLIIGVSGPKIKREATLKQNHIVIVLDVSNSMQESDIKPTRLQAAKNSIKDFVGTISGEPLMSVITFSSEVNIAIRATRDKDEVLKVIDRADYEGGTAVGDASIQAVELAENVLLASGKTTDLSVKNAGAKKTSTIVLLTDGDTTDGLALSDAKEYAKDSNSAIYTIAMIPKVGGKTSFGTIAQESQDDMKSIAQATGGEYYKASGADSLKDAYKKTIGSLRGNKVEVSYEGTFVFVGLILLGLSTLASKLWSNKLI; via the coding sequence ATGAAATTTACAGATCCAATATACTTGTGGCTAATAATAATCCCCATAGTATTAATTGTTGTCTTTTTATTAATGCGACTTAGAAATCGCCAAGTTGCTATTAAATACGCAAATGCTGATATTTTTGATTCAATTGTTTCAGGTAGCAGACAGACACAATTAAAGAAAATCATCCCAACTATTTCTTTCATTGTTGGAATATTAGTTTTAATCATAGGTGTTAGTGGACCTAAAATAAAACGGGAAGCAACATTAAAGCAAAACCATATAGTTATTGTTCTAGATGTTAGTAACTCTATGCAAGAATCTGATATTAAGCCAACGAGATTACAAGCAGCAAAAAATTCCATCAAGGATTTTGTGGGTACAATCTCTGGTGAACCTTTAATGAGCGTAATTACATTTAGCTCAGAAGTAAATATAGCAATTAGAGCAACACGAGATAAAGACGAAGTGTTGAAAGTAATTGATAGGGCCGACTATGAGGGTGGAACTGCTGTAGGCGATGCTTCGATACAAGCAGTTGAACTTGCAGAGAATGTTTTATTGGCTTCAGGCAAAACTACAGATTTAAGTGTTAAAAATGCAGGAGCTAAAAAGACAAGTACGATAGTCTTATTAACCGATGGTGACACAACAGATGGCTTGGCACTTTCTGATGCTAAAGAGTACGCAAAGGATTCAAATTCTGCAATATACACAATAGCCATGATTCCAAAGGTTGGAGGTAAGACGTCTTTTGGCACAATAGCTCAAGAGTCTCAAGACGACATGAAGTCTATAGCGCAAGCTACAGGTGGCGAGTATTACAAAGCAAGTGGTGCGGATTCGCTCAAAGACGCATATAAGAAAACAATAGGATCATTAAGAGGCAATAAAGTAGAAGTGAGCTACGAAGGAACCTTTGTTTTTGTAGGACTAATACTATTAGGCCTTTCAACACTAGCTAGTAAACTTTGGTCTAATAAACTTATTTAG
- the ssb gene encoding single-stranded DNA-binding protein yields the protein MANSNSITIVGNITSDPELRFTPSGAANTKFGVAVNRKWKDRSDQWQEQVSFFNVVLWQEQAENASTSLTKGARVIVTGRLEQRSYEDKEGVKKSVVEIIADEVGPSLRWASASVAKNERKEGAYQGGGQQDSSPQAQAQVTVPNYDEFGDEPF from the coding sequence ATGGCAAACTCAAACTCAATAACAATTGTAGGAAACATAACTTCTGACCCGGAATTACGATTCACACCATCAGGTGCAGCAAACACAAAATTCGGTGTTGCTGTAAACCGTAAATGGAAAGATCGTAGCGACCAATGGCAAGAACAAGTAAGTTTTTTTAACGTCGTACTTTGGCAAGAACAAGCAGAAAATGCAAGCACTTCTTTAACTAAAGGTGCTCGCGTTATCGTTACTGGCCGTTTAGAACAACGTTCATACGAAGATAAAGAAGGTGTAAAGAAATCAGTAGTAGAAATTATTGCTGACGAAGTTGGTCCATCATTGCGATGGGCTTCAGCAAGCGTTGCTAAGAATGAAAGAAAAGAAGGTGCCTACCAAGGTGGCGGACAACAAGATTCATCGCCTCAGGCACAAGCACAAGTAACCGTACCAAATTATGACGAATTCGGTGACGAACCGTTCTAA
- a CDS encoding Bax inhibitor-1/YccA family protein, with protein MSNKVLEKTLKNVDKEDMNPGWASGQSTAVGSMSIQDQAFNNSGTTAISGSGTMTVGGSARAAMVLFAIIVATGTWAWVSIPEDKFTLALFGGIFVGLAFGLITTFKPKYARVTAPLYAVAEGVALGAISKVFEYAYNGIVVQAILATGSIVFVMYTLYATGVIKVTQKFRKIVIGATMGVFVFYMLNLVLGLVGVDLPLIGDTGLLGIVFSLVVIVIAASNLALDFDFIERGAQAGLPKYMNWAAGYGLAVTVVWIYLEVLRLLSKIRN; from the coding sequence ATGTCAAATAAGGTATTAGAAAAAACATTAAAAAATGTGGACAAAGAAGATATGAACCCTGGATGGGCAAGTGGTCAATCTACTGCCGTTGGCTCTATGTCAATTCAAGATCAGGCTTTCAACAATTCAGGTACTACAGCAATTTCTGGCTCAGGAACTATGACAGTCGGTGGATCAGCTAGAGCGGCAATGGTTCTATTTGCAATAATCGTTGCGACTGGAACATGGGCATGGGTTTCAATACCTGAAGATAAATTTACCTTAGCCTTGTTTGGTGGAATATTCGTTGGATTAGCATTTGGTTTAATAACCACATTTAAACCAAAATATGCTCGTGTCACAGCACCATTGTATGCAGTTGCTGAAGGCGTAGCCCTTGGCGCAATTTCAAAAGTTTTCGAATATGCATATAACGGCATAGTTGTTCAAGCAATATTGGCAACGGGTTCAATAGTGTTTGTTATGTATACGCTCTATGCAACTGGAGTAATTAAAGTAACTCAAAAATTTCGTAAAATCGTTATTGGTGCAACTATGGGTGTATTCGTATTTTATATGTTGAACCTAGTTTTAGGACTTGTAGGGGTGGACTTACCATTAATCGGTGATACTGGTCTTTTGGGTATTGTGTTTTCCTTGGTTGTGATTGTAATTGCAGCTTCGAACTTGGCTTTGGATTTTGATTTTATTGAACGTGGAGCACAAGCTGGTTTGCCTAAATATATGAACTGGGCTGCTGGATATGGACTCGCAGTTACTGTAGTTTGGATCTATTTAGAGGTACTTCGTTTGCTATCTAAAATCCGCAACTAG